From the genome of Nicotiana sylvestris chromosome 2, ASM39365v2, whole genome shotgun sequence, one region includes:
- the LOC138885556 gene encoding uncharacterized protein: MEPKKKERIDEEDNATSGVADESLHDTAGEGSRPAITLPGSPIPGQTTPTPAPAEGTTIPPIDTLIPPPSPASGSCISDGDLREAIQMLTQLVASQAQRSNVAPSLSSQQGDSTSSRVNRFLQLDSLVFTGANQEEDPQDLIDEMHKTLKGSPPARWSEFANAFIDHFLPVETREARAAEFENLKQGSISVWEYHMEFARLSKYAIHMLPTMEARVRRFVQGLNPLTINEASTATLNSNMNYVKMVAFAKATENRKLKNIMEREGKIKTRSNGNMGILTVQSHDAYALIEPGSTLSYVTPFVAMEFGIEPEQLHEPFSVSTPVGELILAVRVYRSYVVTVRGRDTMADLIELGMVDFDVIIGMDWLYSCFAKLDCRTRTMRLEFPNKPIVEWKGDNVVPKGRFFSYLKAAKMIKKGCVYHLVHVTDTDAKAPSLESVTVVNEFPNVFPDELPRILPDKEIDFRIDVMPGTQPISIPPYRMAPIELKELKEQLKDLLEKVMSFGLTNAPATFMDLMNRVFKPFLESFVIVFIDDILVYSRSQEDHAVHLRAVLQTLQQHQLYAKFSKCEFWLESVAFLGFVVSREGIMVDPQKIAMVKNWPRPTTPTEIRNFLGLAGYCRRFVDGFSTLASPLTKLTQKAVKLQWSDARERSFQELKSRLTTTSVLTLLEGTKGFVVYCDSSRIGLGCVLMQLDKVIAYASRQLKNHEKNYPTHDLELVAVVFALKIWQHYLYGVHVDVFTDHKSLQYIFKQKELNLRQRRWLELLKDYDIDILYHRGKANIVADALSRKSMGSLAHVGAYQRPLAREVLKPDPIPLKIRR, from the exons ATGGAACctaagaagaaagagagaattgATGAAGAAGACAATGCCACCTCAGGAGTGGCTGATGAATCACTACATGATACTGCAGGTGAGGGTAGTCGCCCTGCTATCACCCTGCCTGGTTCTCCTATTCCAGGGCAGACTACCCCGACTCCTGCACCTGCAGAGGGTACTACTATCCCTCCCATTGATACTCTTATTCCGCCTCCATCCCCAGCTTCCGGATCCTGTATTTCTGATGGGGATCTGAGGGAAGCTATTCAGATGTTGACTCAGCTAGTAGCCTCTCAGGCCCAGAGGTCAAATGTTGCACCCAGTTTATCTAGCcagcaaggggattccaccagttCTAGGGTGAATAGATTTCTTCAGTTAGACTCTCTAGTGTTTACGGGTGCTAATCAAGAAGAAGACCCTCAGGATTTAATTGATGAGATGCATAAAACCCTCAAG GGGAGCCCTCCGGCGAGGTGGAGTGAGTTTGCCAATGCATTTATAGATCATTTCCTTCCCGTTGAGACAAGGGAAGCCCGTGCAGCAGAGTTTGAGAATCTGAAGCAAGGTAGCAtaagtgtgtgggagtaccataTGGAGTTTGCCCGCCTGTCCAAATATGCCATTCACATGTTACCCACAATGGAGGCTAGGgtgcgccggtttgttcagggcctcaatcctttgactattaatgaggcttctacagCTACATTAAATTCTAACATGAATTATGTGAAGATGGTGGCATTTGCCAAGGCCACAGAGAACCGCAAATTGAAGAACataatggagagagagggtaaaATAAAGACCCGGTCTAATGGCAACATGG gtattctgactgtccaatctcatgatgccTATGCACTTATTGAACccggttccaccttgtcctatgttaccccttttgttgctatggaattcGGGATAGAACCAGAACAACTTCATGAACCATTCTCGGTATCTACTCCGGTTGGTGAGTTAATTTTGGCTGTTCGAGTTTATAGAAGTTATGTTGTCACGGTGCGTGGTAGGGATACCATGGCCGATCTTATTGAATTGgggatggttgattttgatgtaataatagggaTGGATTGGCTATATTCATGTTTTGCCAAGCTGGATTGTCGGACTAGAACTATGAGGCTTGAGTTTCCTAATAAGCCtattgttgaatggaagggagataatgtagttCCTAAAGGTCGGTttttttcttaccttaaggccgcaaagatgatcaagaaggggtgtgTCTATCATTTAGTCCATGTCACGGACACTGATGCCAAGGCACCTAGCCTTGAGTCCGTAacagttgtgaatgaatttccgaatgtctttccagatgagctccctAGGATTCTACCAGACAAGGAGATTGACTTTAGGATCGACGTGATGCCAGGCACAcaacctatatcaattccaccttatagaatggcaccgatagaattgaaagagctaaaggaacaattgaaggatttgctagaaaaGG tgatgtcttttgggctaacaaatgccccagcaactttcatggatcttatgaatcgagtctttaAGCCTTTTCTAGAATCCTttgtgatagtattcattgacgatattcttgtgtattcccgaagtcaggaggaccatgctgtccatctcagggcagttctacagactcttcagcaacatcaactgtatgcaaaattttcgaaatgtgaattttggcttgaatctgtcgcGTTCTTAGGTTTTGTTGTCTccagggaaggaattatggttgatcctcaaaagattgcaatggtaaagaattggcctagacctaccactccaactgAGATTCGCAATTTCTTAGGTTTGGCTGGGTACTGTAGAagatttgtggatggattttctactcttgcctctccattgactaaattgacgcagAAAGCAGTTAAATTACAATGGTCCGATGCTCGTGAAaggagtttccaagaattgaagTCAAGATTGACTACAACATCGGTGTTAACCCTGCTAGAGGGTACAaagggatttgtggtgtattgtgattcttcaaggatcgggcttgggtgtgtgttaatgcaactcgacaaggttatagcctacgcttctcgacaactcaagaatcatgaaaagaactacccaacccatgacttagagcttgtgGCAGTAgtgtttgcgctaaagatttggcagcactatttgtatggggtccatgtggatgtgttTACAGaccataagagccttcaatatattttcaagcagaaggagttgaatctgagacaaagaagatggctagagttactcaaggactatgacattgatattctctatcatcGGGGAAAGGCTAatattgtggcagatgctcttagtcgaaaatctatggggagtttggctcatGTGGGGGCATATCAGAGGCCGTTGGCAAGAGAAGTTTTAAAACctgaccccatcccattaaaaatacGCCGTTAG